From a single Miscanthus floridulus cultivar M001 chromosome 8, ASM1932011v1, whole genome shotgun sequence genomic region:
- the LOC136477684 gene encoding la protein 1-like → MARMSAVLADECGLIIKDHIVTLEPVTGEAEKDYWNTIRGIQGKYKDSRSYKGRALKNQRGGKHFNGKRDRNPESEKNSNKSQKVEAAA, encoded by the exons ATGGCCCGCATGTCCGCTGTACTTGCTGATGAATGTGGCTTGATAATTAAAGACCACATTGTTACTTTGGAGCCTGTGACTG GTGAAGCTGAGAAAGATTATTGGAACACAATTCGCGGCATTCAAGGAAAGTACAAGGATAGTAGAAGCTACAAGGGAAG GGCTTTAAAGAACCAGAGAGGAGGAAAGCATTTCAACGGGAAGCGAGATAGAAACCCCGAATCAGAGAAGAATTCTAACAAGTCCCAGAAGGTTGAAGCTGCTGCGTGA